A genomic stretch from Syntrophales bacterium includes:
- a CDS encoding glycosyltransferase family 2 protein, translating to MEKTLSVIIPVYNEKKTILPVIEQVLLLDFVLEVIVVDDGSTDGTVALLRQTTFDSRVKPFFHDRNMGKGAALRTGFAHVAGDIATIQDADLEYDPAEFREMIKPINAGVADVVYGSRLSGGKPQRVHLFWHKLGNGLLTLLTDVLYNITLTDMETCYKMFRREVLETIRIKSNGFSVEPELTAKICKNKHWRVYEIPISYYGRSYAEGKKITWRHGVSALFTLLKYRFMD from the coding sequence ATGGAAAAAACACTCTCGGTCATTATCCCCGTTTACAACGAAAAGAAGACGATTCTTCCGGTAATCGAACAGGTTCTGCTGCTCGATTTTGTACTGGAGGTAATCGTTGTGGACGACGGCTCGACGGATGGAACAGTCGCCCTGCTCCGGCAGACAACCTTCGACAGTCGCGTCAAGCCCTTTTTTCATGACAGAAACATGGGGAAGGGGGCGGCATTGCGCACGGGATTTGCCCATGTCGCCGGGGACATTGCCACGATTCAGGACGCCGACCTGGAGTATGACCCGGCTGAGTTTCGCGAGATGATCAAACCGATCAACGCCGGCGTCGCCGATGTCGTTTACGGCTCGCGCCTTTCCGGGGGAAAACCGCAACGCGTCCACCTCTTCTGGCACAAACTGGGAAACGGGCTGCTCACCCTCTTGACCGATGTCCTCTACAACATCACCTTGACCGATATGGAGACCTGCTACAAGATGTTCCGCCGGGAAGTTCTTGAAACAATAAGGATAAAATCGAACGGTTTCTCCGTCGAGCCGGAACTGACGGCAAAGATCTGCAAAAACAAACACTGGCGGGTTTATGAAATCCCGATCTCCTACTACGGCCGCAGCTACGCCGAGGGGAAGAAAATCACCTGGAGGCACGGCGTCTCCGCGCTGTTTACACTCTTGAAGTATCGTTTTATGGATTAA
- a CDS encoding 4Fe-4S binding protein: MEIKDDNISAMCRPAIGEAGRTGDWRDSTPVIDPAKCIASLKKRPACYLCWLYCPEGVVITGNPIRIDLDYCKGCGICAEECPAQAIAMVMHEEAKHE; encoded by the coding sequence ATGGAAATAAAAGACGACAATATCTCCGCCATGTGCAGGCCAGCCATCGGCGAAGCGGGGCGAACCGGCGACTGGCGCGACTCAACCCCGGTCATCGACCCGGCCAAGTGCATCGCCTCGCTGAAGAAACGCCCCGCCTGTTATCTTTGCTGGCTGTACTGCCCAGAAGGGGTGGTCATCACCGGCAACCCCATCCGGATCGATCTCGACTACTGCAAGGGGTGCGGGATTTGCGCCGAGGAGTGCCCCGCCCAGGCGATTGCGATGGTCATGCACGAGGAGGCAAAACATGAGTGA
- the hflX gene encoding GTPase HflX, translating into MEIYGELTGLAPAEKKMLERLYQRRVPADVIVTPELARQLAEISREINRQIGLLLSRRGEVAFVIVGSHHSIMIPSLDAFRSSSRRFRGLRLIHTHLNSEALTTDDLVDLAMLRLDLICAIEAGEDGLPGYAHIAHLIPENPEGRYWEILPPLLPGALDIDFTSFIAALEGEFAKNQKGRQTEARERAIIVRVETNPARDGEASVQELKELCRTAGVEVFDAVIQHRPQLDPRFLIGKGKLSDTVIRALQMDANILVFDHELTASQTGSLCDFTEMKVIDRTQVILDIFARNARSREAKIQVELAQLKYRLPRLTKQDSGLSRLTGGIGGTGPGETKLEIDRRRIRDRITRLEKELKDAEKARGQRRNRRNKQGIPVISIVGYTNAGKSTLLNALTKSAVASADRFFATLDTKSARLRFPQDTEALITDTVGFIRELPKELFAAFRATLDELQDADILLHVIDIANPAFEEQITAVEKILAELDLAGKPTLRAFNKIDRLADPSTLRALCRRFNAVPISALAPATFPPLLVKLARIIRDRAPISLAK; encoded by the coding sequence ATGGAGATATATGGCGAACTAACCGGACTGGCGCCGGCGGAAAAGAAGATGCTGGAGCGTCTGTACCAGAGGCGCGTCCCGGCGGATGTAATTGTTACCCCTGAGCTGGCGCGCCAGCTTGCAGAAATCTCCCGGGAGATCAATCGGCAGATAGGGCTGCTGCTCTCCCGTCGGGGGGAGGTCGCCTTCGTCATTGTCGGGTCGCACCACAGCATCATGATCCCCAGTCTCGACGCGTTTCGTTCTTCATCACGCCGTTTTCGAGGGCTCCGGCTGATCCACACCCACTTGAACAGCGAGGCATTAACGACGGATGACCTCGTCGATCTGGCGATGCTCCGCCTTGATCTGATCTGCGCCATCGAGGCAGGCGAAGACGGCCTGCCCGGGTACGCCCACATCGCCCATCTGATCCCCGAAAATCCGGAGGGGCGTTACTGGGAGATACTCCCGCCACTTCTTCCAGGTGCGCTCGATATTGATTTTACGTCGTTTATTGCCGCCCTCGAAGGAGAATTCGCAAAAAATCAGAAAGGGCGCCAAACTGAAGCCCGCGAGCGGGCGATTATCGTCCGGGTTGAAACAAATCCCGCTCGCGACGGCGAAGCCTCCGTCCAGGAATTGAAGGAATTGTGCCGCACCGCCGGGGTCGAGGTTTTCGACGCCGTCATTCAGCATCGTCCCCAGCTCGACCCGCGTTTTCTGATCGGCAAGGGGAAACTCTCCGATACGGTTATCCGCGCCCTGCAGATGGACGCAAACATCCTCGTCTTCGACCATGAGTTGACCGCCTCCCAGACGGGTTCCCTCTGCGATTTCACCGAGATGAAGGTGATTGACCGCACCCAGGTGATCCTCGACATCTTCGCCCGGAACGCCCGCAGCCGCGAGGCAAAAATCCAGGTCGAACTCGCCCAGCTCAAATACCGTCTCCCTCGGCTGACGAAGCAGGACTCGGGTCTCTCCCGGCTGACCGGCGGCATCGGCGGCACCGGCCCCGGCGAAACAAAGCTGGAAATTGACCGCCGGCGCATCCGCGACCGGATAACCCGGCTCGAAAAGGAGCTGAAGGACGCAGAAAAAGCCCGGGGACAACGGCGGAACCGCAGAAATAAACAGGGCATTCCGGTGATCTCGATTGTCGGCTACACCAATGCCGGCAAGTCAACGCTGTTGAACGCGCTGACAAAGAGCGCCGTCGCCTCCGCAGACCGGTTTTTCGCAACGCTCGATACGAAAAGCGCGCGCCTGCGCTTTCCACAGGACACCGAGGCGCTGATAACCGACACGGTCGGCTTCATCCGGGAGCTGCCGAAGGAACTCTTTGCCGCTTTCCGGGCGACGCTTGATGAGTTGCAGGACGCAGACATCCTGCTGCATGTAATCGACATAGCCAACCCGGCCTTCGAGGAACAGATCACGGCTGTCGAAAAAATCCTCGCGGAGCTTGACCTGGCCGGCAAGCCAACCCTCCGCGCCTTCAACAAGATCGACCGGCTTGCCGACCCCTCAACGCTCCGGGCCCTCTGCCGCCGCTTTAATGCAGTGCCAATCAGCGCCCTTGCCCCCGCCACCTTTCCCCCCTTGCTGGTCAAACTTGCGCGGATAATCAGGGACAGAGCCCCTATTTCGCTCGCGAAGTAG
- a CDS encoding sulfite exporter TauE/SafE family protein has translation MLMENIWLIPLGFVIGALGTLIGAGGGFILVPILLLLYPSYTPETITSMSLAVVFFNALSGSYAYSRMGRIEYRSGIIFSAATIPGAILGAITTAYIPRRLFDSIFGVLLLLLAVFLIVRPAGRTETPCLPNHRKCTVIERDGTEHHFFYNQRLGVSLSVAVGYFSSLLGIGGGIIHVPVLVRLLNFPVHIATATSHFVLANMALAGTITHIATGSFHQGVHRTLLLSAGVLLGAQAGALISTRIHGNWIIRALALALGAVGVRLVMTVIG, from the coding sequence ATGTTGATGGAAAATATCTGGTTGATACCGCTGGGATTTGTTATCGGCGCCTTAGGCACCCTGATTGGCGCCGGAGGTGGTTTTATACTGGTTCCGATTCTGCTTTTGCTATATCCGTCCTATACGCCGGAGACCATAACCAGTATGTCGCTTGCCGTTGTCTTTTTCAATGCACTTTCCGGGTCTTATGCTTACTCGAGGATGGGGCGCATAGAGTATCGATCCGGGATCATCTTCTCCGCGGCGACGATACCGGGGGCGATCCTCGGCGCGATTACCACCGCCTATATTCCGAGGCGTCTTTTTGACAGTATTTTCGGTGTTTTACTGCTACTGCTTGCGGTTTTTCTGATCGTCAGACCCGCGGGCAGGACAGAGACACCCTGTTTGCCGAATCATCGAAAATGCACGGTAATCGAGAGGGATGGGACGGAACACCATTTTTTCTACAATCAGAGGCTGGGGGTTTCCTTAAGCGTTGCGGTAGGGTATTTCTCAAGCCTGCTCGGCATCGGTGGGGGGATCATCCATGTGCCGGTGCTGGTGCGTCTTCTGAACTTTCCCGTCCACATTGCCACCGCAACATCGCATTTTGTTCTCGCCAACATGGCTCTGGCTGGCACCATAACCCATATCGCGACCGGCTCTTTCCACCAGGGAGTGCATCGCACGCTGCTGTTATCCGCGGGCGTCCTGCTCGGCGCTCAAGCCGGCGCGCTTATTTCAACCAGAATCCACGGCAACTGGATCATCCGCGCCTTGGCGCTTGCCCTCGGGGCGGTGGGCGTGCGTCTCGTGATGACCGTTATCGGATAG
- a CDS encoding thiamine pyrophosphate-dependent enzyme, translating to MPEKLFNVNQKEYILPGNRSCQGCGLALAYRYILKALRENTIMTIPASCLTVLHGLYPTTSVNVPCLNCTFASTAASASGLVAGLAAMNRTDTTVVAMAGDGGTFDIGIQALSGAAERGTDFIYVCYDNEGYMNTGTQRSSATPIGALTTTTPVLTKQQNKKDMMKIMEAHDIPYLAMMSPSYPVDLYDKFVKAKRIKGTRYMQISAPCPPGWVFSPRDTVKLGRLAVETGVVVLYEIEDGRLRLTGRSKTLAEKGNRAPLVQYIEKQGRFKKMSMEQLGKMQKWVDGKWNEYLKRAEG from the coding sequence ATGCCGGAAAAACTCTTTAATGTCAATCAGAAGGAATACATACTGCCCGGGAACCGCTCCTGTCAGGGATGCGGTCTGGCCCTTGCCTACCGCTACATCCTGAAGGCCCTCCGGGAAAACACCATAATGACGATCCCCGCGAGCTGTCTTACGGTTCTGCACGGCCTCTACCCGACGACCTCGGTCAATGTGCCTTGCCTGAACTGCACCTTTGCCAGCACCGCCGCCTCGGCCTCCGGTCTCGTTGCCGGCCTCGCGGCGATGAACCGCACCGACACGACGGTGGTCGCAATGGCCGGCGACGGGGGCACCTTCGACATCGGGATTCAGGCCCTTTCCGGCGCCGCCGAACGCGGGACGGATTTCATTTATGTCTGCTACGATAACGAAGGTTATATGAATACGGGCACTCAGCGCTCCAGCGCCACGCCGATCGGGGCGCTGACGACCACCACCCCGGTGCTGACGAAACAGCAGAACAAAAAAGACATGATGAAGATCATGGAGGCCCACGACATCCCCTATCTGGCAATGATGTCCCCCTCCTACCCGGTTGACCTCTACGACAAGTTTGTCAAGGCGAAAAGGATAAAGGGAACCAGGTACATGCAGATCTCCGCCCCCTGCCCGCCCGGCTGGGTCTTTTCCCCGAGGGACACAGTCAAGCTCGGCAGACTCGCCGTTGAAACCGGCGTCGTAGTCTTGTACGAGATCGAAGACGGCAGGCTGCGTCTCACCGGCCGCAGCAAAACACTCGCGGAAAAGGGGAACCGCGCGCCGCTGGTGCAGTACATCGAAAAACAGGGACGTTTCAAAAAGATGAGCATGGAACAACTGGGGAAGATGCAGAAATGGGTGGACGGCAAGTGGAACGAATATCTGAAGCGGGCCGAAGGATAA
- a CDS encoding 2-oxoacid:acceptor oxidoreductase family protein, with protein MYEVIWHGRGGQGVVIAAQILAESAYLHGFKGVTSAPTFGPERRGAPLTASTRISDTPIRTFSQIGMADIAVVLDPSLLDVVDITGSLKPGGLLIVNTAKSAEEIGREGNTATLDAAEIAIRFHLFKEGAPIVNTPMLGVFAKASGLVSLAAMEKGLKWKLSGTAATTNIAALRAAYEETIIRDRAPNYNGSVPNKER; from the coding sequence ATGTATGAAGTTATCTGGCATGGCCGCGGCGGTCAGGGGGTAGTCATAGCCGCGCAGATACTGGCCGAATCTGCCTATCTGCACGGGTTCAAAGGCGTCACCTCCGCCCCCACCTTCGGCCCCGAAAGGCGCGGGGCGCCGCTTACGGCCTCAACCCGCATTTCCGATACCCCGATCCGAACATTTTCGCAGATAGGGATGGCGGACATCGCCGTCGTTCTCGACCCGTCGCTGCTTGACGTGGTTGACATCACGGGCTCGCTGAAGCCGGGGGGATTGCTGATTGTCAACACCGCCAAGAGCGCGGAGGAAATCGGCAGGGAAGGCAACACGGCCACGCTGGACGCGGCGGAGATTGCCATCCGGTTTCATCTCTTCAAGGAGGGGGCGCCGATCGTCAACACCCCAATGCTCGGCGTCTTTGCCAAGGCGTCGGGACTGGTATCGCTTGCAGCTATGGAAAAGGGGCTCAAATGGAAACTGTCCGGAACGGCGGCGACCACAAACATTGCCGCCCTGAGGGCGGCCTACGAAGAGACAATAATTAGGGACAGAGCCCCTAATTATAATGGCTCTGTCCCTAATAAAGAAAGGTAA
- a CDS encoding type II toxin-antitoxin system Phd/YefM family antitoxin yields MQVYTYSEARQKLAFVLEQAENTGKIVIRRKDGRTFALIPEKLLSSPLDVPSIKSNITTQQIVDIVREGRERD; encoded by the coding sequence ATGCAGGTTTACACTTATTCAGAGGCCCGACAAAAATTAGCCTTTGTTCTTGAACAAGCTGAAAATACTGGAAAGATTGTAATAAGAAGAAAAGATGGTCGCACCTTTGCCCTGATTCCGGAGAAACTCCTCTCTTCCCCACTGGATGTGCCATCAATCAAGTCCAATATTACAACGCAACAAATAGTCGATATCGTTAGAGAAGGAAGAGAACGGGATTAA
- a CDS encoding zinc ribbon domain-containing protein, translated as MPIYEYECLSCGQSFERVMRLTEDAPPCPSCGASQVKKLVAPFRTNAWANFLDGMEKKVSR; from the coding sequence ATGCCGATTTATGAGTATGAGTGCTTATCCTGCGGCCAGAGCTTCGAGCGGGTGATGCGGCTTACGGAAGACGCTCCCCCCTGCCCATCCTGTGGAGCTTCCCAGGTAAAAAAACTTGTCGCCCCGTTTCGGACAAACGCGTGGGCGAATTTTCTCGACGGGATGGAAAAAAAGGTAAGTCGATAA
- a CDS encoding pyruvate ferredoxin oxidoreductase has product MSEVKILTGNQAAAAAVKLCKVQVISAYPITPSTSLTETLAEWIERGELKAEYVRVESEHSVMTVCVAASTVGARVFTSTSSHGLLYMHEQLHWAAGSRLPIVTCVVNRGVGAPWSIFNDQQDSIAQRDTGWIQLYCRDNQEIIDTVIQAYRIAEQAYCPVMVCYDGFVLSHTMMPVEIPNAEKVNAFLPPYKPHTFLSPEEPRNINPVIFPSQRRDDLGILRDGYMEFRWKLQSALEGAREIIVATNREYAESFGRDHGGMLWSYKTDDAEVCIVGMGSLASEATAAADLLREEGIRAGVVGIRAYRPFPRIEARAVLKKAPAIVIFEKNVSYGYEGALSADLKAALYGTGIDAPVHNYIAGLGGRDVKAAELAEAVRASLADIASGTRERQTWLNCVTE; this is encoded by the coding sequence ATGAGTGAAGTCAAGATTCTAACCGGAAATCAGGCAGCGGCGGCAGCCGTCAAGCTCTGTAAGGTGCAGGTAATATCGGCCTATCCGATCACCCCTTCCACCTCGCTTACCGAAACGCTCGCCGAATGGATCGAACGGGGAGAACTGAAGGCCGAGTATGTCCGGGTGGAAAGCGAACATTCCGTGATGACCGTCTGCGTCGCCGCCTCCACCGTCGGCGCCCGCGTCTTCACCTCGACCTCTTCGCACGGTCTGCTCTATATGCACGAACAACTGCACTGGGCCGCCGGCTCCCGTCTGCCCATCGTCACCTGCGTCGTCAACCGCGGCGTCGGCGCCCCCTGGTCGATCTTCAATGACCAGCAGGACTCGATCGCCCAGCGGGACACCGGCTGGATTCAGCTCTACTGCCGGGACAATCAGGAGATCATTGACACCGTCATCCAGGCCTACCGGATCGCCGAGCAGGCCTACTGCCCGGTCATGGTCTGTTACGACGGCTTCGTCCTTTCCCACACGATGATGCCGGTGGAAATCCCCAACGCCGAAAAGGTAAACGCGTTTCTGCCCCCCTACAAACCCCATACGTTTCTTTCCCCGGAAGAGCCCCGGAATATCAATCCCGTCATCTTCCCCAGCCAGAGAAGAGACGACCTGGGCATCCTCCGGGATGGCTACATGGAGTTTCGCTGGAAACTCCAGAGCGCACTGGAAGGGGCCAGGGAGATAATCGTTGCGACCAATCGCGAATACGCGGAGAGCTTCGGCCGCGACCACGGCGGGATGCTCTGGAGCTACAAAACAGACGATGCCGAGGTCTGTATCGTCGGCATGGGTTCGCTCGCGTCCGAGGCAACCGCTGCGGCCGACCTCCTCCGGGAGGAGGGAATCCGCGCCGGCGTGGTCGGCATCAGGGCTTACCGGCCGTTTCCCCGCATAGAGGCGCGCGCCGTCCTCAAAAAGGCACCGGCCATTGTCATCTTTGAGAAGAACGTCAGCTACGGATACGAAGGAGCCCTTTCGGCCGATCTCAAGGCGGCCCTTTACGGCACGGGGATAGACGCGCCCGTGCATAACTACATCGCCGGCCTGGGCGGCCGCGATGTGAAAGCCGCTGAACTTGCCGAAGCCGTCCGGGCTTCGCTTGCCGATATCGCAAGCGGAACGCGGGAACGGCAGACCTGGCTTAACTGTGTAACGGAGTAA